A single Seriola aureovittata isolate HTS-2021-v1 ecotype China chromosome 19, ASM2101889v1, whole genome shotgun sequence DNA region contains:
- the zgc:112001 gene encoding ankyrin repeat domain-containing protein 9 — MASLTVTSAARSIEKHRKSFSLLFYRAVRDLKPVWMLEDMRTMETFYQEEDASQRIYSPSEALLYAIVHDHQAYAQYLLSRYTDEALAKPGERFCCCPSSAPHLAMAVRYDRRCILSLILQETHRISSTPSYTDRAECFHNEDGRTPLHLACELLRPEAVIMLLGNGASPHAQDHSGLTPLDVILEKLRDSAEVSGGERRQCLDNLLMFMPKVHFKMKGALDREPERWAKVLGEETYKYLAGRSPAPLVLTAMQTILKQLSPATFPDSLHELPIPSSLKPPCLLLSQRDRQRVV, encoded by the coding sequence ATGGCGTCTCTAACCGTCACCTCGGCGGCTCGGAGCATCGAGAAGCATCGGAAGTCCTTCTCGCTGCTCTTCTACCGCGCTGTGAGGGACCTGAAGCCGGTGTGGATGCTGGAGGACATGCGGACGATGGAGACGTTTTACCAGGAGGAGGACGCCAGTCAGAGGATTTACAGCCCGTCAGAGGCGTTGCTCTACGCTATAGTTCACGATCACCAGGCATACGCCCAGTACTTGCTCAGCCGGTACACTGACGAAGCGCTAGCCAAGCCCGGGGAGCGTTTCTGCTGCTGCCCGTCCTCCGCCCCACACCTGGCTATGGCTGTCCGCTACGACAGGCGTTGCATCCTCAGCCTCATCTTACAAGAGACTCATCGGATATCCAGCACACCCTCCTACACGGACCGAGCCGAGTGTTTTCACAACGAGGACGGCAGAACCCCTTTACATCTGGCCTGTGAGCTCCTGCGGCCCGAGGCGGTCATCATGCTACTGGGGAACGGGGCGTCCCCGCACGCCCAGGACCACAGCGGCTTGACCCCGCTGGATGTCATTCTGGAGAAACTCAGGGACTCTGCGGAGGTGAGCGGCGGGGAGAGGAGGCAGTGCCTGGACAACCTGCTCATGTTCATGCCAAAGGttcactttaaaatgaaaggCGCTCTGGACAGAGAGCCGGAGCGCTGGGCCAAGGTGCTGGGCGAGGAGACCTACAAGTACCTGGCGGGACGGAGCCCGGCGCCGCTGGTCCTCACCGCTATGCAGACTATCCTGAAGCAGCTGAGCCCAGCGACCTTCCCGGACAGCCTGCACGAGCTGCccatcccctcctccctcaAACCGCCATGTCTGCTGCTGAGCCAGCGGGACAGGCAGAGAGTGGTGTAG